The Sciurus carolinensis chromosome 18, mSciCar1.2, whole genome shotgun sequence genome contains a region encoding:
- the Bhlha15 gene encoding class A basic helix-loop-helix protein 15, with translation MKTKNRPPRRRAPLQDTEATPEEQTVDRPQSGTGIELTKGLRSRTTRGAGARAESGRRRPGASGRRESSVQRRLESNERERQRMHKLNNAFQALREVIPHVRADKKLSKIETLTLAKNYIKSLTTTILTMSSGCLQGLEGQGPKLYQHYQQQQQQAAGGSLGATETQPQGHLQRYSTQIHSFREGT, from the coding sequence ATGAAGACCAAGAACCGGCCCCCCCGGCGCCGGGCACCGCTGCAGGACACAGAGGCCACGCCTGAGGAGCAGACAGTGGACAGGCCCCAGTCGGGCACAGGAATAGAGCTGACCAAGGGTCTGCGGAGCAGGACCACCCGCGGAGCTGGGGCACGGGCAGAGAGCGGGCGCCGGAGGCCGGGCGCCAGCGGCCGTCGGGAGAGCAGCGTCCAGCGGCGGCTGGAGAGCAACGAGCGGGAGCGACAGCGCATGCACAAGCTCAACAACGCCTTCCAGGCCCTGCGGGAGGTCATCCCGCACGTGCGGGCCGACAAGAAGCTGTCCAAGATCGAGACGCTCACGCTGGCCAAGAACTACATCAAGTCGCTGACCACCACCATCCTGACCATGTCCAGTGGCTGCCTCCAGGGCCTGGAGGGGCAGGGCCCCAAGCTCTACCAACATtaccagcagcaacagcagcaggcGGCTGGGGGCTCGCTTGGAGCCACCGAGACCCAACCCCAGGGCCACCTGCAGCGGTACTCCACACAGATCCACAGCTTCCGTGAGGGCACCTAA